From Lacerta agilis isolate rLacAgi1 chromosome Z, rLacAgi1.pri, whole genome shotgun sequence, the proteins below share one genomic window:
- the ZBTB33 gene encoding transcriptional regulator Kaiso isoform X2, giving the protein METRKLITATDNQYSGMLLKALDEQRGHGLFCDVTIIVEDRKFRAHRNVLSASSTYFHQLFALAGQVVELNFIRAEIFAEILNYIYSSKIVRVRSDLLDELIKSGQLLGVKFLADLGGPLQQVKSMSGSVKPGASEWPSSETNGLEAQKPPTPAGGQNLIDEEPAVTVSLHGEACDAAKITISDSDDDDVIFCSELVPPKDCPLEPTVVTQSQPCLNPVGVPDQINCTSSTSPPQSAAATAPRLDSCPGQSNPTENQVPAEPLVPSVPKPAGPNVLVLNRPQIGALPNAGSSHEIEVSPIPEENQQPSNNDSLTDMETNAIDEEEDEDEDVEDDDDILGSSSPGSASSSSLVQQPTTPKPAAAPDATGVQKKHSPSFPQEPVSQPRKFKNKVSDVLPGNNKDAPAGAVPKHVTEGQKTITLDKATEIEGLSTGCKVYANIGEDTYDIVIPVKDEADGEVQLDDMPRTSGDDSTNRKRLKVKHDDHYELIMDGKVYYICIVCRRSYVCLTSLRRHFNVHSWEKKYPCRYCEKVFPLAEYRTKHEIHHTGERRYQCLACGQCFINYQVMATHVRSVHSQDPSGESKLYRLHPCRSLQIRNYAYISGSSSNIPMVNDSALVYPVDPAKEAPQEPAPNPSGKPMTWDDIFVPQGSESLFKQNPSDGSTEFEFVIPESY; this is encoded by the coding sequence ATGGAGACCAGGAAGCTAATCACCGCAACAGACAACCAGTACTCTGGCATGTTGTTAAAGGCTTTGGATGAACAGCGAGGACATGGACTTTTCTGTGATGTTACCATCATTGTGGAGGACCGGAAATTTCGAGCCCACAGAAATGTCCTTTCAGCTTCCAGCACTTACTTCCACCAGCTTTTCGCCCTTGCAGGTCAAGTGGTTGAACTGAACTTCATCAGAGCAGAGATTTTTGCAGAAATTCTCAATTACATTTACAGCTCCAAAATAGTCCGGGTGAGATCGGACTTGCTCGATGAGTTAATTAAATCAGGGCAGTTGCTGGGAGTTAAATTCCTTGCTGATTTGGGTGGTCCTTTGCAGCAGGTGAAAAGTATGTCAGGAAGTGTCAAGCCTGGCGCTTCAGAATGGCCCAGCTCTGAAACTAATGGTCTCGAAGCACAGAAGCCTCCAACACCAGCTGGGGGCCAAAATCTAATTGATGAGGAGCCCGCTGTAACTGTCTCGCTGCATGGGGAAGCGTGTGATGCTGCGAAGATTACCATCAGTGATTCTGACGATGACGACGTCATTTTCTGCTCCGAGCTTGTGCCTCCAAAGGACTGTCCCCTGGAGCCTACTGTAGTAACACAGAGCCAGCCTTGCCTAAATCCTGTGGGGGTCCCTGACCAAATAAATTGTACCAGCAGTACTTCCCCGCCTCAGTCAGCTGCAGCGACAGCTCCGAGGCTTGACTCGTGCCCTGGCCAGTCAAATCCAACTGAAAACCAAGTCCCTGCTGAGCCGCTTGTCCCCTCGGTTCCAAAACCTGCGGGTCCAAATGTGCTTGTGTTAAATAGGCCGCAGATTGGAGCATTGCCGAATGCTGGCTCATCGCACGAAATAGAGGTATCTCCTATCCCCGAAGAGAATCAGCAGCCATCTAATAACGATTCCTTAACTGACATGGAAACCAATGCCATTGATGAAGAAGAGGATGAAGATGAGGATGTTGAAGATGACGACGACATCCTCGGTTCATCCAGCCCAGGTTCAGCAAGCAGCAGTTCTTTGGTCCAGCAGCCCACCACCCCTAAACCAGCCGCTGCACCTGATGCCACAGGAGTACAGAAGAAGCACAGCCCTAGCTTTCCCCAAGAACCAGTCTCCCAACCCAGAAAGTTCAAAAATAAAGTTTCTGATGTTCTTCCTGGGAACAACAAGGATGCTCCAGCGGGCGCTGTGCCAAAGCACGTAACAGAAGGCCAGAAGACCATCACTTTAGATAAAGCTACTGAGATAGAAGGCTTGTCAACAGGTTGCAAGGTTTATGCAAACATCGGTGAAGATACCTATGATATTGTAATTCCTGTGAAAGATGAGGCTGATGGAGAAGTGCAGTTGGATGACATGCCCAGAACATCGGGGGACGATTCTACAAACAGGAAGCGCCTGAAAGTAAAGCATGATGATCACTACGAGCTCATAATGGATGGCAAGGTCTACTATATCTGCATTGTGTGCAGGAGGTCTTACGTTTGTCTTACAAGTTTGCGGAGACACTTCAACGTCCATTCTTGGGAGAAGAAGTATCCATGTCGCTATTGTGAGAAGGTTTTTCCTCTTGCGGAGTACCGCACCAAGCATGAAATTCACCACACCGGGGAGCGGCGGTACCAGTGCTTGGCATGTGGCCAGTGTTTCATCAACTATCAGGTCATGGCCACGCACGTAAGATCGGTTCACAGCCAGGATCCTTCTGGCGAGTCCAAGCTATATCGCTTGCATCCCTGTCGGTCTCTGCAGATCAGAAATTATGCATATATTTCGGGTAGTTCCAGCAATATACCCATGGTAAATGACAGTGCTCTTGTTTATCCTGTTGACCCTGCAAAAGAAGCCCCTCAAGAACCAGCCCCTAACCCTTCAGGAAAGCCAATGACCTGGGATGATATATTTGTTCCACAGGGAAGTGAATCACTATTCAAACAAAATCCATCGGATGGCAGTACTGAATTTGAGTTTGTTATACCGGAATCTTACTGA
- the ZBTB33 gene encoding transcriptional regulator Kaiso isoform X1 yields MEAGAMTEAGSQTPGMETRKLITATDNQYSGMLLKALDEQRGHGLFCDVTIIVEDRKFRAHRNVLSASSTYFHQLFALAGQVVELNFIRAEIFAEILNYIYSSKIVRVRSDLLDELIKSGQLLGVKFLADLGGPLQQVKSMSGSVKPGASEWPSSETNGLEAQKPPTPAGGQNLIDEEPAVTVSLHGEACDAAKITISDSDDDDVIFCSELVPPKDCPLEPTVVTQSQPCLNPVGVPDQINCTSSTSPPQSAAATAPRLDSCPGQSNPTENQVPAEPLVPSVPKPAGPNVLVLNRPQIGALPNAGSSHEIEVSPIPEENQQPSNNDSLTDMETNAIDEEEDEDEDVEDDDDILGSSSPGSASSSSLVQQPTTPKPAAAPDATGVQKKHSPSFPQEPVSQPRKFKNKVSDVLPGNNKDAPAGAVPKHVTEGQKTITLDKATEIEGLSTGCKVYANIGEDTYDIVIPVKDEADGEVQLDDMPRTSGDDSTNRKRLKVKHDDHYELIMDGKVYYICIVCRRSYVCLTSLRRHFNVHSWEKKYPCRYCEKVFPLAEYRTKHEIHHTGERRYQCLACGQCFINYQVMATHVRSVHSQDPSGESKLYRLHPCRSLQIRNYAYISGSSSNIPMVNDSALVYPVDPAKEAPQEPAPNPSGKPMTWDDIFVPQGSESLFKQNPSDGSTEFEFVIPESY; encoded by the exons ATGGAGGCTGGCGCCATGACCGAGGCGGGAAGCCAAACTCCAG GAATGGAGACCAGGAAGCTAATCACCGCAACAGACAACCAGTACTCTGGCATGTTGTTAAAGGCTTTGGATGAACAGCGAGGACATGGACTTTTCTGTGATGTTACCATCATTGTGGAGGACCGGAAATTTCGAGCCCACAGAAATGTCCTTTCAGCTTCCAGCACTTACTTCCACCAGCTTTTCGCCCTTGCAGGTCAAGTGGTTGAACTGAACTTCATCAGAGCAGAGATTTTTGCAGAAATTCTCAATTACATTTACAGCTCCAAAATAGTCCGGGTGAGATCGGACTTGCTCGATGAGTTAATTAAATCAGGGCAGTTGCTGGGAGTTAAATTCCTTGCTGATTTGGGTGGTCCTTTGCAGCAGGTGAAAAGTATGTCAGGAAGTGTCAAGCCTGGCGCTTCAGAATGGCCCAGCTCTGAAACTAATGGTCTCGAAGCACAGAAGCCTCCAACACCAGCTGGGGGCCAAAATCTAATTGATGAGGAGCCCGCTGTAACTGTCTCGCTGCATGGGGAAGCGTGTGATGCTGCGAAGATTACCATCAGTGATTCTGACGATGACGACGTCATTTTCTGCTCCGAGCTTGTGCCTCCAAAGGACTGTCCCCTGGAGCCTACTGTAGTAACACAGAGCCAGCCTTGCCTAAATCCTGTGGGGGTCCCTGACCAAATAAATTGTACCAGCAGTACTTCCCCGCCTCAGTCAGCTGCAGCGACAGCTCCGAGGCTTGACTCGTGCCCTGGCCAGTCAAATCCAACTGAAAACCAAGTCCCTGCTGAGCCGCTTGTCCCCTCGGTTCCAAAACCTGCGGGTCCAAATGTGCTTGTGTTAAATAGGCCGCAGATTGGAGCATTGCCGAATGCTGGCTCATCGCACGAAATAGAGGTATCTCCTATCCCCGAAGAGAATCAGCAGCCATCTAATAACGATTCCTTAACTGACATGGAAACCAATGCCATTGATGAAGAAGAGGATGAAGATGAGGATGTTGAAGATGACGACGACATCCTCGGTTCATCCAGCCCAGGTTCAGCAAGCAGCAGTTCTTTGGTCCAGCAGCCCACCACCCCTAAACCAGCCGCTGCACCTGATGCCACAGGAGTACAGAAGAAGCACAGCCCTAGCTTTCCCCAAGAACCAGTCTCCCAACCCAGAAAGTTCAAAAATAAAGTTTCTGATGTTCTTCCTGGGAACAACAAGGATGCTCCAGCGGGCGCTGTGCCAAAGCACGTAACAGAAGGCCAGAAGACCATCACTTTAGATAAAGCTACTGAGATAGAAGGCTTGTCAACAGGTTGCAAGGTTTATGCAAACATCGGTGAAGATACCTATGATATTGTAATTCCTGTGAAAGATGAGGCTGATGGAGAAGTGCAGTTGGATGACATGCCCAGAACATCGGGGGACGATTCTACAAACAGGAAGCGCCTGAAAGTAAAGCATGATGATCACTACGAGCTCATAATGGATGGCAAGGTCTACTATATCTGCATTGTGTGCAGGAGGTCTTACGTTTGTCTTACAAGTTTGCGGAGACACTTCAACGTCCATTCTTGGGAGAAGAAGTATCCATGTCGCTATTGTGAGAAGGTTTTTCCTCTTGCGGAGTACCGCACCAAGCATGAAATTCACCACACCGGGGAGCGGCGGTACCAGTGCTTGGCATGTGGCCAGTGTTTCATCAACTATCAGGTCATGGCCACGCACGTAAGATCGGTTCACAGCCAGGATCCTTCTGGCGAGTCCAAGCTATATCGCTTGCATCCCTGTCGGTCTCTGCAGATCAGAAATTATGCATATATTTCGGGTAGTTCCAGCAATATACCCATGGTAAATGACAGTGCTCTTGTTTATCCTGTTGACCCTGCAAAAGAAGCCCCTCAAGAACCAGCCCCTAACCCTTCAGGAAAGCCAATGACCTGGGATGATATATTTGTTCCACAGGGAAGTGAATCACTATTCAAACAAAATCCATCGGATGGCAGTACTGAATTTGAGTTTGTTATACCGGAATCTTACTGA